The nucleotide sequence ACTTCAGCAGTTCGATCAGTTTTTCTTTCGAAAAAAGTCTCTTCACTCCGTTGATCGGACTGAGTTTGCTGAGCTTTGGCTGAAGCGGTTTTCCCGTAACCTGCCATTTTATCTGAAGTGCATCACAGAGAAAAGCGATCACAAAACCTATTATCAGCATCGGAAGGAGTAAAGCAAGCATTTTAAGAATGATGGTATTCAATAGCGATGTAAAACTGTCTATCTGTATCTCATTTGCATAAATGCCCTGGAAACTTCCTATCCTTCCATATAGCCATCTGAAAATATTTACAAACTGCTCTCCCATTCCGAATCCAAAGATCCTGAATACGATAAATGCAGCCATTAAAGATACTGCATTATATAACTCACGGCTTTTTGCCACCTGACCTTCTTTTCTGGCATCATTGAGCTTTTTTGATGTAGGTTCCTCGGTTTTCTCACCTCCGGGACCGTCTTTTCCAAAGAACTGAAGATCAAGTTTCAACAGCCTGATGCTCTCTTCTCCCCCCATATGATTCCCCCGTCTAATGAGACATCACATCGACTGTAACTGTCATTATTTCCTTCATCTCTCCGAAAATATAATCTGCTATTCCCGGAAGCAATGTGATTGAGATATACATGATCGCAAGTCCGAAAAGAATCTTTAACTGTATTCCTACTGCAAACATATTCATCTGCGGTGAAACCTTTGCCATGATTCCCAGGATCACGTTCATAACGAGCATCGCCCCGAAAACGGGAAGAAATATCTCAAAACCTATAAGAAATGCATCTCTTAAAAATTTTAATACCAGTGCATATAATCTCTCTCCGTCAAAGATCACATGTCCGACAGGTATTTTTTCATAGGATGCAACAAACGCCTTCAGTATGTAGTGATGAAAATTTGTAGCCATCAATATCAGCAGCATGGCGTATTGATAAAATGTTCCCGTAAAACCTGTCTGCGTCCTTGATACCGGATCAAAAAGACTTACCATTGATAGTCCTATATCCATATCCGTAAGAGCACCTGTGAAAAGCACTATCTGCATGCAGATATTAGTCATAAAACCTATCAGCAGTCCACAGCTCGCTTCCTCTATAACCAGCAGTCCATATCCAAGAACCGTGTTATAAACGAGATCTTCACGGGGAAGAACAAAATGAAAGATTATCAATGCCAGAAAAAAAGCAAGTCCTGCTTTCACTCTTCGCGGAACATTTGTCGTTCCAAAAAACGGAGCTGCATATACAAAACACGATACTCTCATGAATACCAGGAGAAAATACTCCAGATCCTTGATCGGAAATGAATAATCAATCAAGTATCTTCACCTCCGCTCTTTATTTTTTTATGACTCTATCTGATATAGACTGAAAAATCCGTCCAAAGCTTTATCATATAATCTACCATTCGTGTTATCATCCAGTGTCCGAAGAGCATCATCCCTAAAAAAATCGAAATGACCTTTGGCACAAATGTCAGCGTCTGCTCCTGAATGGATGTTACAGTCTGGAATATAGATACCGCCAGCCCGACGCAGAGCGAAATGCCAAGCAGCGGTGCTGCCGTAGTGATTATAGTATAAAGAGCTTCCTGCATTATATCGGTGACTGTTCCAACCTGCATCTGCTTCCCCCCTCTGCTCCTCATGAACTGCTAATAAAACGTCTTTACAAGCGATCCGATAACAAGACTCCATCCGTCTGCCAGTACAAAAAGCAGTATCTTGAAAGGCATCGAGACCGTTGTCGGCGGGAGCATCATCATACCCATACTCATGAGCGTCGATGCCACCACCATGTCTATGACAATGAATGGAATATATATCAGAAATCCGATTATAAAAGCCGTTCTGAGTTCAGATATAACAAATGCCGGAATCAGTACGTAATTCGGTATATCCTCTATACTGTCTACTGTTCCGAGTTTTGCTATGTCCATAAATAATTTAACATCCTTTTTCTGCGTCTGACCATACATAAAAGTACGGAGCGGATCCATCGCTGTTTCGAAGAATTCTTCCTGACTTATCTCCCCTGCTTCGAAAGGCTTTACCGCTTCTGTATTTATCTGCTGTATCGTCGGCTGCATGATGAAAAAGGTAAGAAACAATGTCAATCCTACGAGTACCTGGTTCGGAGGTGCTGTCTGCGTGCCGATCGCCGCTCTTGTAAAATGCATTACCACGAGAATCCTCGTAAATGAGGTAAGCATTATTATCAGCATCGGCGCGATGGCTATCAATGTTAGGGTTATGAGTATTCTCAACGACCCTGACATGTTCCCTGCTCCATCACGATAAGTGATATTGAGGTTATTGCCTACATTGAGTTCCCGCAGATCCTCTGTTGAATCCGAAGTACCCGGCTCCCTGATGACCGTCCTTGAATTATAGTCATCATCATCCAGTCCGAGACCATCGTATTTCTGACTTCTCTCCCCTGTAACGGAACTTGTATCCGCTGCATCATGAACAGCAGATAATTCTTCCGAAGCCAATACCTTTTGCGGTATTAAGAGAAGAATGATGATGGTATAAATAAAGACCAGGCGCATAAGGAAGCTTTTAAAAATGCTGCTCGAATTATTTTTCATTCCCGCTGCCGCCTTTTTTAAGAACTTTTCTTGCCTGATCCATAATATCCTTAAACTCAGGTATTTTTGAATTTTGCGAAATATCGCCAAACTCGAGGCTTTCCTCCTCAAGCTCTGTCAGCAATGTGACATTGTCCTTGCTGACAGCTATGGCGAGATATTTATCAGCACATCTTACTATCTGTATATATTTACCCTGCGAGATCGGGAAAGTCTCTATTATCTCAATGTTGCGGCACCATTGCCGCTGTTTTGCAAATCCAGCGGCAAATCGTGTCGTTAAATAGGTTATCCCAAGTACAAGCGCAAATATTACAATTACAGTAAAGAGGCGCCCAATGTCTCCCCATCCTGTCAGCAGACAGTATGCCATATCAACCGACTACCTTCTTAACGGCCTCTAAAACACGCTCCGCCTGGAAGGGTTTAACAATAAAGTCCTTTGCTCCGGCCTGAATAGCCTCAATAACCATCGCCTGCTGACCCATTGCAGAACACATGATGACCATTGCTGAAGGATCGGAAGCTTTGATCTTCTTAAGAGCCTGAATTCCATCCATCTCAGGCATTGTTATATCCATGAGAACGAGATCAGGCTTAAGCTCTGCGTATTTTTCGACCGCTTTAGCGCCGTTTTCAGCCTCGCCTGCAACATTATATCCATTCTTTGTAAGAATGTCCTTGATCATCATTCGCATGAAAGCTGCATCATCACAAATTAAAATGTTCTTTGCCATTGTCCTTGTCTCCTATCTTTTACTTTATGATTTCTGTAACCCTTACGCCAAAGCTTTCTTCGATTACAACAACCTCACCCTTAGCTACATGTTTTCCATTTACAAGTACGTCTATGGGCTCGCCCGCGATTTTCTCGAGCTCTATAATCGTTCCCGGTGAAAAATCTAGTATTTCATTTATAGTCTTATGCGTTCGCCCGAGTTCCACCGTGACCTCAAGCGGCACATCCTTGATGAGATTTATATTCTCCTGCGGCTGCATGGGATTGATGTCCGTGGAGAAATTCTGGAAACTTGCCGGCTGTACATTTACATTCGGCATTCCATATCCCATCGGCATTCCATATCCCGGTGGAGGAGCATATCCCATCTGGGGCATTGGCTGTGGTGCTCCCATCTGCGGTGCCGCATCCATCATTGGCGGCGGCGCTGCTGCTGCCGGTGGTGGTGCCGCTGCTGCAGCAGGTGCTGCTTCCGGCATCTCCGGTGGCTGTGACTGATCCTCTGATGCTTCCGGTGTAACGAACAGAGTCTGCAGCTCCTTTGCAAAATCAATAGGATAAAGCTGCATGATAGTCGAATCGACAAGGTTCTCACCTATCTGCATTGAGAATGTAACTACCGCAAATGTCCCTGTAAGGAAATCTGCTATATCTGCCGGATCACCAAAATCCGTAAGGTCTATCAGTGATGCCTCCGGCGGGCTTATATCAACCATCTTTCCAAGCATTGTGGAAAGTGAAGTGGCTGCTGCGCCCATCATCTGGTTCATTGCCTCGGAAATCGCACTCAGGTGCAGTTCTCCGAGTTCCCCCTCGGTATTTGTTCCATCACCACCCATCATCAGGTCTGTGATAACCTTAACATCGTTCTCCTTCAAAACCATGATGTCCGTTCCGTCAAGTCCAACCTTATACTGAATCTGGACGAATACGCAAGGTCTTTCAAATCCTGATGCAAGTGTATTCCATGTCTGAAGCGAAACTCTTGGTGTTGTGATGTTTACCTTCTGATTTACAAGTGAAAAAAGTGTTGTCGCTGAAGAGCCCATACTTATATTGGCTACTTCTCCCAGCGCATCCTTTTCTTCTTCTGTAAGAAGGCTTTCATCGACACCATTCGATGAAGCAGCGTCTTCGGCAGCTCCCCCTTCAGCCGAGCCGGCGTCTGCATCTGCTCCGCCGCCATCGGTACCCATACCGTTAAGGAGTGAATTTATCTCATCTTGAGATAACATTCCATCCATGCGCTTACTCCTCCTCTCTAATTACCGATGTTATTCGGACGGCGTAATCTTTCTTGACAGCGCCCGGCAATGCGGTGAATTTTTTTATATTCCCGACATATACATCAAGTTCTTCTGCGACCCCGGTGTTTAGTCGGATAATATCTCCTACCTGCAAATTTACAAAGTCCTGAAGACTTATGGAACTGGATCCGAGAACTGCCCTCACAGGCATCTCCACATGATTTATCATATCTTCTATCTGTTCATGAAAATCCTGATCCACATTATTCTGCATTGTTGAGAACCAGAACTTTGTATTCAGCTTGTCCATGATATCTTCCAGTGTAAAGAACGGAAGACAGACATTCATGAGACCTTCTACCTCACCAATCTTGATGTTCAATGTAACGATCGAGATCATTTCTGTTGGTGCGATGATCTGCGCGAACTGAGGATTTGTCTCTACCCTCTCCAACATCGGATCGAGTTCAACCACGTTCTTCCATGGTTCCCTCATCAGCCTCGTGCATATGACCAAAAACTTCTCCAGAATCGATAGCTCAATTTCTGAAAATTCCCTACTCTTTTCAAGGGGATCACCCTGTCCTCCGAGCATTCGGTCTATAAATGCGAAGCCCAGGTTCGACGCGACTTCTATCATTATGTTTCCGTTTAGCGGATGAAAATTCGCTATTCCCAGTATTACCGGGTTTGGAAGCGAATTTGAAAATTCCGAAAACGTCAGTGCTTCCGAGTTTATAACTGACACCTGCACGTTCATTCTCAGATAAACCGGCAGGTTCGTTGACAGCAATCTTCCGTAATGTTCGAAAATAATCTCCATCGTACGGAGATGTTCCTTTGAGAATTTGGCGGGACGGGCGAAATCGTATTCCTTGACCGGTTTTTCGGACGTCCCCTTCATTTCATCGGCATCTATCTCTCCTGTACTGAGCGCTGCCAGCAGATTATCTATCTCACTTTGAGACAGTACTTCACCCATACGCTAGTCTCCTTATGTCTTCCCTTACTGAATAATCCAGCTGCTAAATGATACACCGATGATGAACTGTGAATTATACATCTCCTGAAGTTCCTCAAGTATCTGATCCTGCAGGTCTCCTGTCGTCATCGACTGGATCTGTGCATATGTATAGGATCCGATGACCTTGTTTATCTCATCTTTTATAAGTCCTTCATTTGTTGCCATTGTTTCCGAGTATGTTGCATAGTCCTCGTTTGTTGTATCAAGGGAAAGCGTAACTCCGACTACTGCGTAATGATCTTTGTTATCCTCTGATTCAGGATCCGATGCAAGCTTAATGGTAAGAGTATCTGTAAGATTGTATGCCGAGATATCGGACATTGCAACGTTTCCGACTGCAGTCTCTACATTGCCGCTTCCTGCTATTCCAAGGTCAAGCTGAATAGCACTCGAAATATCTCCTACAAGTGTTATTACCTTATTGTTCGTCTGAATCATACTAAACATCAGGATACCGGTCATAGCGGTATTCACTACTAGAAGTGCCAAAATGATTATTGCGATAAGATTTTTTCTCATATCCCCTTTTTCCCCGCTTCATAAATCGCTGCTCAACTGGCCGCATCTGAAAGTTCATTGTAAATCTTAACTTCGACTCTCCTGTTTTTGGCCCTTCCCTCAGGTGTCGAATTATCGGCTACCGGAACATATTCACCCCGTCCGGAATGCTTGATCATTGAAGGATCCAGCAGTGCCGTTTCTTTCAGGTAACGGAAAATGTTAAGTGCTCTCTCATCTGAAAGTTCATCATTATCTGCAAAATTAGAATTGTGTATCGGGACATTGTCTGTATGTCCTTCGATCTCTACTACATTAGCCGCATAGCGTTCAAGTATCTGCCCTACCTGCTTCACTAAAGGCTCTGATTCTTCTTTTATTGTAGCACTTCCGGAATCAAATAACAACGCACCATTCATGGTTAAGAGCACATATTGTGAAGTAAAATTCACATCAATTTCCTTACCGTATTCACTCTCAGACAAAGCTTCCTCTATCTCTTCCGCCAACTTTTCGGAAGCCTCCAGCTGCTCTGCCTCCAGTTCTTCCTTTGCATCTTTTCCACCGGCATCTTCCTCGTTATCAGTGTTTTCTGCATCTCCCTCTTCTGAGTGTCCCATCGTTGTCGAATACTGTGAAAGTTCCGATAACTGGCTCACTCCATTGCTTACCATTACACCGTCCCCTATGGACGATCCTCCCTTTTCAAATACGCTGAAGGTTTCCGCAAACGAATTTACAACTTCCTCATATTTTGCGGCATCAACGCTTGACATTGAGAAAAGAAGAACGAAGAAGCAGAGCAACAGGTTCATAAGGTCACTAAACGTGGCCATCCATGCCGGCGACCCCGGTGGCGGGGCTTCTTCTTTTTTCTTCGCCATCAGCCAGCTCCTCCTTCTCCGCCGCCATCTTCAGTACTGAATCCGGCAGCAACCTTAGGTGACAGGTAGGACTTGAGTTTTTCCTCGATTACTCGTGGGTTTTCTCCTGCCTGTATAGAAAGAAGTCCTTCTACCTGTATTCCCTTTACCATCATTTCCTCGGCGTCTTTAGCGCCAAGTTTATTTGCAACAGGCGTACATATCCAGTTTGAAAGGAGCGAGCCATAGAATGTTGTAAGAAGGGCAACCGCCATGGCCGGTCCGATCGCTGCCGAGTCCGAAAGGTTTTTCAGCATGTTAACCAATCCGATAAGTGTACCGATCATTCCCCATGCAGGACCCATGGCTCCAAGGCTTTCCCAGAAGGTTTTTCCTGCCTTATGCCTTCCTGCTATGGCATCCATTTCAGTCTCCATGATCGCTCTTACAAGCTCAGGATCTGTACCGTCTACTACCAGCATTATTCCTTTTTTAAGGAACTTGTCTTCTATATTTCCGGCTGCTTCTTCCAGTGAAAGAAGTCCTTCTTTTCTGGCAACATTTGCAAGATTCATTATCTGAGTGATAGTCTCCGGCATATTTGTAGCTGAGGGCTTTAATATCAATGGAAATGTTGTAACACCGGCTACGAATGTTTCCATTGTGTTCATGGCAAGTGTAGCTCCGAATGCTCCCCCGAATGTGATGAATACTGAAGGCATATCAATGAAACTCGCCATGGCTCCGAAATCCGTTCCACCCGTTATACCGAATATCATAAGTCCAAGACATGCCAGAAGTCCAATTATCGACGCTATATCCATATACGTCCCCCTCTTAAGTATCAGCCTGCTTTACTGTCCGGTCTGTAACCATCTCACCCTAAGGTTACCGATCGTTCCTGATCTTACAGTCAATTTCCTCACAAGTTTCTTTTACTATCAGTTTCTGCCCCGTATTAAAGGTAATGACAGTATCAGGGGTTTCCTCCATAGTGAGAAACATCAACTCATTTACCCAAATTTTTGATTCGTCTAATCTTGTTAACTCTATCATAATGATGAAATTATATCATAAATTAATCCCTTTATGATGCGTGTGTCGAAAAAAGTGCATCCAAAAAGGTATTTTTTTTGGTAATGTTTCACAAGTCATGCAAGATTGATTGGAAATTGTATTGGAAGCCCCCTATTTTTTGAAATTATATAGATAATTTCCGTTTTCATGATATATCTGATTTTATTATCGGTATACAAAGTTTTTTTCTTAACTGATAGATAATAAAAAACGCTCTTGCATTTAAAAAAATGAAATGCCCCGTGGCAGAGGCACTGGCCTGTCTGCCGCGGGGCCTAAAGAGAGAAATTATCTCTTAAGATTCGTAAGTTCTTCGAGAAGTGTATCGGAAACTGTGATGATACGGCTGTTTGCCTGGAATCCTCTCTGAGTTGTGATCATGGTCGTAAATTCCTTTGCCAGATCTACGTTTGACATTTCCAGCTGACCGGTTGTCATAGATCCTGAACCGGAGGCTGTGATATCGTTTATTGTAGCATCACCTGAGTTAAGAGATGCTGCATAGAGGTTAGCACCTTCCTTGGAAAGACCGGAAGCATTTGCGAAAGTCGCTGTCGGGATCTGTCCTAAAAGAGCTGTCTGACCATTGTCATAAGTTCCGTAGATAGTTCCGTCTGTTCCGATGGAGATACCTGTCATTGATCCAACTGCCCAACCACAGCCAGTGGTATCTGTAGAAGATGTACCACGGCTCATCGAAACAGTTGAATTACCATTGTTTGCGTAGTTAAGGAGTGTACTTATATCTACTGTTATAGAAGCATCTGATCCCTTAAGACCGCTGGCCGTTAAGGTAAATGATGTAGCCGATGTAGATGAGAGTGCACCTGTTGTATTATCAAATACAATCGTTGCAGTACCTGTATTTGTTCCGCCTGTAGAAGTTCCGTCAGAATCTACTACATCAGAAACAGTGAGAGCGTACTCAGTATCTGAAGTCTGAGTTATCGTAAATTTTGCTGTATATTTATATCCAAGGTTATCATAAAACTGAAGAGTAACCATCTTGCCTGTTGTCGTATCAAAGGATTCATCCTCTGAATCAATGATTCCGCTCATATATGCATATGTTGTTGCATCAGGCGCAGATGTCATATTATCAGAACTCATGATGGCAAGCGGTTCAAGTGCACTTGTGTCAACTACTACTGCTCCGGTAGTATCTGTTGTTGTTCCATAACCCATTACCGCATAACCGTTTGATGTCATACAGAGTGTACCCGCTTCATCGACGTTGAAGGCACCGGATCTGGTGTAGTACTGTGTTCCGCCGCCGTCTGGAGAAACTACGAAAAAGCTGTCACCTGTGATATAAATATCAAAAGGATTTCCGGTTGACTCTGCAGAACCCGCTGTATCAATAGTTGTATTGATAGAAGCTGTAGTTGAACCAAGACCTATCTGTCTCGGGTTCTGTCCTGCTCTTCCTGTATCTGAATTTGCTCCTGTTGCAGCCTGTGTTGTCTGATAGAGCATATCCTGGAAATTCATTGAACTTGATTTAAATGCTACTGTATTTACATTGGCGATATTATTACCTATAACGTCCATTCTTGTCTGATGTGTCTTCAGGCCTGCTACACCTGAAAAAAGTGATCTCATCATAAGGCATTGCCCTCCGTGTTTATGCTATAACTGCGCCGTCAATATTTGAGAAAACGCCGTCCTTACTTGTGTCTGTCGAATCCATTGCCGTTACTACTGTCTGGCTTCGGGTATTTACTATAAAGGCAAGTGTGTCAACCATTACGAGGGAATCATTTATTCCTTTTGCACTGGCTTTATTCACGCCTTCAGTCAGTCTTTCCAGCTGTTCTGCACTCATTTCGATATTTCTCGAGGATAAGCGCTCTGTTGCATGCTTTGAAAAGTTAAGCCCCGATGCTGCTTCAAGGACTGAACGTTTATCGGATAAAATTTCCGCAAAGCTCTTCTGCTCTTCTGCTTTTTCAGAAGTCTGAGCTGTGCCGCTGAATTTTAAATATCGATCGGCTATTTCATTAATTGATAAATAATTTCCGTTTGATATCTTCATGTCCGGTAAACCTCCGTGTTTACTGTCCCTGGCGTCCTGTCATTTATGCCGTTGTCGTTGACGTTGTTGAATCTTTCAACTCAATTGACGGGTTATCCGCATCCGTTGCTCCGTCAATATATACTCCGTACTGTCCAAGAAGGTTAATATATTTAACCATACCCTTAAGATTAGTCTCTGAAAGGAATCCCTGCTGATATTTTGTCATCGAACTATAGGATGTCCAGAGTGCCTGTACGGAATTCTGATAATCTGCTGCATTTGCAGCAGTTATCTCACTCGTATCAGGAAGCAGTGCATAAAGTGCATTCCAGGTATCTGCAAGTGTTTGTGCCTCTGTATAATCCGTGCTGTAGGTCTTTACTACATCATCAAGATCATAAAGGGTTCCGTCTATACTGATCTTTACATTTGATCCGCTCTGGTAAACATATTCAACTTCACCTGTTACTTCTGTAGTTACACCTGTTGTCTCATTTGTGCTGTTGACCGTTACCGTATTTCCCACGAGCTGTGTTGCTCTCGAAAGTTCTGTTGTGGTAGCCATGTTCTGCATCTGCTCAAGCTCTGAGAAAGTTGCAAGCTGAGAAACATATTCTGTATTATCCATAGGCTCCAACGGATCCTGGTACTGCAGCTGTGCTACAAGGAGCTGCAGAAAGGCCTGCTTATCAAGGCTGTCATTTGATTTTTTCTCAGTGCTCTCAGTTGTTGATGTCTGGTTTACTACCTCACCGTTATTTATAATAGCTGATACACCCATTTTTATCTCCTATGCTTTATTAAGCCGTATAATCAATGCTGTTGCCGTTATCGATCATTATGCGTCTCGCAAGTTCCTCTTCCTCGGACATCACTTCTTCTGCTTCACCGGGATCTGCCGTAAGATTGATCCTTCTAAGTCTTGCCGATCTTGCCGCTCCCTCGCTGTCATCATTGAAATTTCCTGAACGACTTCCCCCATTGTTCATAAAGTTCTGCTCGAACGCATGACTTGCGATAGTAACTTCAACTTCCTCAATCCTTATTCCCTTATTTATAAGAGTTTCTTTGAGGTCTGTTATCTGGGATTCGAGCACCTCTTTTACCTGGGCTGTCTCTGCTACGAACTGAGCTGTTACTGTTCCTGCCTTTGTCTCTATATGAAGTCCTACCTTACCGAGACTTGCTGGATTAAGCTGCAGTTCCATTGAAGCATTTTCCCTGTCTACCGAAATATTAATTTCTTCTTTTATCTGATTTAAGATGTTTTCAACACGCTCAGCTGTGCTCATCTGATATGCTGTTTCAGAAACCTGACCTGCATTTGTGCCGTCTACTGCTTCTCTGACCGCATTAGTTAGATTATCCTGGAAAAGAAGGTTTATCTGCTGTCCCTTGGGCTGTGCTTCGTTCTGACCGAAATTCTGCTTTCCCTGCTGTCCTTCTGTTCCTTTATTCTTAACCGTCTCCTCTACCGGTTTCTGAATTCCGGTATCGGATTTTTCAAGCGTGCTGTTTTCGGATTTATCTCCACCGGCAGTCGGCTGTCTGTCCGCTCTGTCCGGTTCTATGGAGATACTGACGGTTTCCGTTTTGGTCCCTGCCGTCTTATCTGTTTCATCCGAAGCTCTTTCTGTCATATCGCTTATTTTTACCTGATACTTCGCTTTGATGTCATTCTCTTCAGTCTCTTCATATCCTTCCTTACCTTCAACCTCCATTTCCTCCGGTGAAGTTACCGTAACTTTGATCTCTTCAGGCTTTAAATAATCCTCAAATTTTCTGCCCTCATTCAAATCCGGTAAAGTATCCTCTTCCGGTATTTCCATTATTTCAAGCTCTCCGCTTTCCTGCATGTCCTTAAAGGTCTCAACCGATACATCGAGTTCCTCTATCAGATCTGCTGTAACCTTTACTATTCCGCTTGTGATATTCATCACATTGGAAGACAGATTTTCATCTGTAAGTATTGCCGAAATATCCGAACCTGTAACTTCTGCAACTAAAGCGGTAATATTGCCGGTATCCAAGAGGTCCATAGAAGTAAGACCCAGATTAGCCATTGCTGTCTCAAGCTCTTCATCTGTTATTCCAAGCTCCTCTTTTATGATGTCCTTGACTTCTTCTACAGCCTTGTCTACTGCATCGCCGATTCTTTCGCTTCCTTTGCTGCTTTCAGATGTTTTTATCTGCTGTTTTTCTGAAATTTCGCCTGTCTTTTCGTCTTTAACAGCATTTTTAGCATCTGACAATTTTTCATTGAATTTCTGCTCCTGTCCGTCTTTGCCTGTCGTCATCTTCATTTCGCTCTTATTATTGTCTGATGATGCCTTAGTAAGTACTGAGCCGAATGATGAGTCATTTTTTACAGCTTTCGACGGATTTGCTGCCGATATCATTGATGTATTTCCCATCAATGCCGAGCCTATTCTGTCAACTGCCATTCGTAATTATCAGCCTCCTTTCCGTTCCTGCAACTTTTGTTACTTTTGTATCGACAAAAAAACCCCCAGTCATAATAGAGCCGGAGGTTTTTATTGTTCTTTTTTGTATACATTGAATACTATTTATTATCACTTACACTGCTGTCTTCCTTACTGTTTTCCTTGTTCTCTTCACTGCTTTCACTGGATGCTTCAGAAGCCTTGCTGTCGGCAGTTGTATTGGTCGTGGTAGTTGTCGAGCTGCTTCCGGAGCTTCCGGGCTCCATGATCTTTGTTACCTGTGCAGCCGTCTCGGGATCCATCTGGGCGAGGATATTTCCCCTGTCATCAGTTGACATTGCCCCTAATATCTTTGCCACCAGTTGAAGCCTGTTTGTCATTGTATTAAAGATCTCCGCAGCATCCTTAGGCTTCATTGCGGAATAAGCCTCAGCATACTCTTCTATCTCCTTATCCGTCTGCTCCTGCTGTACTACCTGTTTATAAAGGATTTCTGCATTTGTCGGATCGATCGCTTCATAATATTTCTGATACTCGGAAATGTCTAATGCACTGTCTCCGAAT is from Lachnospiraceae bacterium C1.1 and encodes:
- the fliR gene encoding flagellar biosynthetic protein FliR, with amino-acid sequence MIDYSFPIKDLEYFLLVFMRVSCFVYAAPFFGTTNVPRRVKAGLAFFLALIIFHFVLPREDLVYNTVLGYGLLVIEEASCGLLIGFMTNICMQIVLFTGALTDMDIGLSMVSLFDPVSRTQTGFTGTFYQYAMLLILMATNFHHYILKAFVASYEKIPVGHVIFDGERLYALVLKFLRDAFLIGFEIFLPVFGAMLVMNVILGIMAKVSPQMNMFAVGIQLKILFGLAIMYISITLLPGIADYIFGEMKEIMTVTVDVMSH
- the fliP gene encoding flagellar type III secretion system pore protein FliP (The bacterial flagellar biogenesis protein FliP forms a type III secretion system (T3SS)-type pore required for flagellar assembly.); the protein is MKNNSSSIFKSFLMRLVFIYTIIILLLIPQKVLASEELSAVHDAADTSSVTGERSQKYDGLGLDDDDYNSRTVIREPGTSDSTEDLRELNVGNNLNITYRDGAGNMSGSLRILITLTLIAIAPMLIIMLTSFTRILVVMHFTRAAIGTQTAPPNQVLVGLTLFLTFFIMQPTIQQINTEAVKPFEAGEISQEEFFETAMDPLRTFMYGQTQKKDVKLFMDIAKLGTVDSIEDIPNYVLIPAFVISELRTAFIIGFLIYIPFIVIDMVVASTLMSMGMMMLPPTTVSMPFKILLFVLADGWSLVIGSLVKTFY
- the fliM gene encoding flagellar motor switch protein FliM, which codes for MGEVLSQSEIDNLLAALSTGEIDADEMKGTSEKPVKEYDFARPAKFSKEHLRTMEIIFEHYGRLLSTNLPVYLRMNVQVSVINSEALTFSEFSNSLPNPVILGIANFHPLNGNIMIEVASNLGFAFIDRMLGGQGDPLEKSREFSEIELSILEKFLVICTRLMREPWKNVVELDPMLERVETNPQFAQIIAPTEMISIVTLNIKIGEVEGLMNVCLPFFTLEDIMDKLNTKFWFSTMQNNVDQDFHEQIEDMINHVEMPVRAVLGSSSISLQDFVNLQVGDIIRLNTGVAEELDVYVGNIKKFTALPGAVKKDYAVRITSVIREEE
- the fliY gene encoding flagellar motor switch phosphatase FliY; this encodes MDGMLSQDEINSLLNGMGTDGGGADADAGSAEGGAAEDAASSNGVDESLLTEEEKDALGEVANISMGSSATTLFSLVNQKVNITTPRVSLQTWNTLASGFERPCVFVQIQYKVGLDGTDIMVLKENDVKVITDLMMGGDGTNTEGELGELHLSAISEAMNQMMGAAATSLSTMLGKMVDISPPEASLIDLTDFGDPADIADFLTGTFAVVTFSMQIGENLVDSTIMQLYPIDFAKELQTLFVTPEASEDQSQPPEMPEAAPAAAAAPPPAAAAPPPMMDAAPQMGAPQPMPQMGYAPPPGYGMPMGYGMPNVNVQPASFQNFSTDINPMQPQENINLIKDVPLEVTVELGRTHKTINEILDFSPGTIIELEKIAGEPIDVLVNGKHVAKGEVVVIEESFGVRVTEIIK
- a CDS encoding flagellar biosynthetic protein FliO produces the protein MAYCLLTGWGDIGRLFTVIVIFALVLGITYLTTRFAAGFAKQRQWCRNIEIIETFPISQGKYIQIVRCADKYLAIAVSKDNVTLLTELEEESLEFGDISQNSKIPEFKDIMDQARKVLKKGGSGNEK
- a CDS encoding flagellar motor protein MotB, whose product is MAKKKEEAPPPGSPAWMATFSDLMNLLLCFFVLLFSMSSVDAAKYEEVVNSFAETFSVFEKGGSSIGDGVMVSNGVSQLSELSQYSTTMGHSEEGDAENTDNEEDAGGKDAKEELEAEQLEASEKLAEEIEEALSESEYGKEIDVNFTSQYVLLTMNGALLFDSGSATIKEESEPLVKQVGQILERYAANVVEIEGHTDNVPIHNSNFADNDELSDERALNIFRYLKETALLDPSMIKHSGRGEYVPVADNSTPEGRAKNRRVEVKIYNELSDAAS
- a CDS encoding flagellar basal body-associated FliL family protein, encoding MRKNLIAIIILALLVVNTAMTGILMFSMIQTNNKVITLVGDISSAIQLDLGIAGSGNVETAVGNVAMSDISAYNLTDTLTIKLASDPESEDNKDHYAVVGVTLSLDTTNEDYATYSETMATNEGLIKDEINKVIGSYTYAQIQSMTTGDLQDQILEELQEMYNSQFIIGVSFSSWIIQ
- the fliQ gene encoding flagellar biosynthesis protein FliQ, producing MQVGTVTDIMQEALYTIITTAAPLLGISLCVGLAVSIFQTVTSIQEQTLTFVPKVISIFLGMMLFGHWMITRMVDYMIKLWTDFSVYIR
- a CDS encoding response regulator, giving the protein MAKNILICDDAAFMRMMIKDILTKNGYNVAGEAENGAKAVEKYAELKPDLVLMDITMPEMDGIQALKKIKASDPSAMVIMCSAMGQQAMVIEAIQAGAKDFIVKPFQAERVLEAVKKVVG